One Canis lupus familiaris isolate Mischka breed German Shepherd chromosome 20, alternate assembly UU_Cfam_GSD_1.0, whole genome shotgun sequence genomic region harbors:
- the TMEM259 gene encoding membralin isoform X1, with protein MSEHAAPGAPGPGPNGGGGGPVPARGPRTPNLNPNPLINVRDRLFHALFFKMAVTYSRLFPPAFRRLFEFFVLLKALFVLFVLAYIHIVFSRSPINCLEHVRDKWPREGILRVEVQHNSSRAPVFLQFCDGGRRGSFPGLAVEPGSPEPEEEEEEELAVDMFGNTSIKFELDIEPKVLKPPGGAEAPNDSQELPFPETPTKVWPQDEYVVEYSLEYGFLRLSQATRQRLSIPVMVVTLDPSRDQCFGDRFSRLLLAEFLGYDDILMSSVKGLAENEENKGFLRNVVSGEHYRFVSMWMARTSYLAAFVIMVIFTLSVSMLLRYSHHQIFVFIVDLLQMLEMNMAIAFPAAPLLTVILALVGMEAIMSEFFNDTTTAFYIILIVWLADQYDAICCHTNTSKRHWLRFFYLYHFAFYAYHYRFNGQYSSLALVTSWLFIQHSMIYFFHHYELPAILQQIRIQEMLLQTPPLGPGAPTALPDDLNNNGGAPATIPDPAGQPPALGPGLPGTGGGPGPVAEAPSSLVAAAASVAAAASGDLGWMAETAAMITDASFLSGLSASLLERRPAGPLSPGGGLPRAPQDSAPSSNSLAHDTALPAAGVSGPSSAPTTPVDPPPEVGS; from the exons ATGTCGGAGCACGCGgcgcccggggccccggggcccgggcccaacggcggcggcggcggcccggtcCCCGCGCGCGGGCCTCGCACCCCCAACCTCAACCCCAACCCTCTCATCAACGTGCGCGACCGGCTCTTCCACGCGCTCTTCTTCAAGATGGCTGTCACCTACTCGCGGCTCTTCCCACCCGCCTTCCGCCGTCTCTTCGAGTTTTTCGTGCTGCTCAAG GCGCTGTTCGTGCTCTTCGTCCTGGCCTACATCCACATCGTCTTCTCACGCTCGCCCATCAACTGCCTGGAGCACGTGCGGGACAAGTGGCCCCGGGAGGGCATCCTGCGTGTGGAGGTCCAGCACAACTCGAGCCGCGCGCCCGTCTTCCTGCAGTTCTGTGACGGCGGCCGTCGCGGCAGCTTCCCCGGCCTGGCCGTGGAGCCGGGCAGCCCCGAgccggaggaggaggaagaggaggagctggCCGTGGACATGTTCGGGAACACCTCCATCAAG TTCGAGCTGGACATTGAGCCCAAGGTGTTGAAGCCACCGGGCGGTGCCGAGGCCCCAAATGACAGCCAGGAGCTCCCCTTCCCAGAGACGCCTACAAAAG TATGGCCCCAGGACGAGTATGTGGTGGAGTACTCCCTGGAGTATGGCTTCCTACGGCTGTCACAGGCCACGCGGCAGCGGCTCAGCATCCCCGTCATGGTGGTCACCCTGG ACCCCTCCCGGGACCAGTGCTTCGGGGACCGCTTCAGCCGCCTGCTGCTGGCCGAGTTCCTGGGCTACGACGACATTCTCATGTCCAGCGTCAAGGGCCTGGCGGAGAACGAGGAGAACAAGG GCTTCCTGCGCAACGTGGTGTCTGGTGAGCACTACCGTTTCGTGAGCATGTGGATGGCGCGCACGTCCTACCTGGCGGCCTTTGTCATCATGGTCATCTTC ACCCTCAGCGTTTCCATGCTGCTCAGATACTCCCACCACCAGATTTTTGTCTTCATTG TGGACCTGCTGCAGATGCTGGAGATGAATATGGCCATCGCCTTCCCCGCGGCGCCCCTGCTCACTGTCATCCTGGCCCTTGTAG GGATGGAGGCCATCATGTCGGAGTTCTTCAACGACACCACCACGGCCTTCTACATCATCCTCATCGTCTGGCTGGCCGACCAGTACGATGCCATTTGCTGCCACACGAACACCAGCAAGAGGCACTGGCTGCG GTTCTTCTACTTGTACCATTTCGCCTTCTACGCCTACCACTACCGCTTCAACGGGCAGTACAGCAGCCTGGCCCTGGTCACCTCCTGGCTCTTCATCCAG CATTCCATGATCTACTTCTTCCACCACTACGAGCTGCCTGCCATTCTGCAGCAGATCCGAATCCAGGAGATGCTGTTACAGACCCCGCCactgggccccggggcccccacgGCGCTTCCGGATGACCTGAACAACAACGGGGGTGCCCCAGCCACCATCCCCGACCCTGCTGGCCAGCCCCCCGCCCTGGGCCCTGGCTTGCCAGGCACTGGTGGGGGCCCCGGGCCTGTGGCTGAGGCACCCAGCTCTCTGGTGGCTGCGGCGGCTTCAGTGGCGGCGGCAGCCAGCGGTGACCTGGGCTGGATGGCAGAGACGGCCGCCATGATCACAGACGCCTCCTTCCTGTCTGGCCTCAGTGCCTCCCTCCTGGAACGGCGGCCCGCTGGTCCGCTGAGCCCTGGTGGGGGGTTGCCCCGAGCTCCCCAGGACAGTGCCCCCTCCAGCAACTCCCTGGCACATGACACAGCGCTCCCAGCTGCCGGGGTGAGTGGGCCCAGTTCTGCACCCACAACCCCAGTGGACCCACCCCCAGAGGTCGGTTCCTGA
- the GRIN3B gene encoding LOW QUALITY PROTEIN: glutamate receptor ionotropic, NMDA 3B isoform X1 (The sequence of the model RefSeq protein was modified relative to this genomic sequence to represent the inferred CDS: substituted 1 base at 1 genomic stop codon) gives MRVGAAPAPSSLAGARPGRSGARGGAGRGPTHSPPPPPPRAVVLLWGPPTPGPGQRAARRRGRLLRAAGHFGMELARRPWPWPWLWLWLWLALGPRPGPAGGHPQPCGVPGGSVRLGALLPRAPAARARVRAALARAALVPRPPRNLSLELVAAAPPARDPASLARGLCRALAAPGVAALLAFPEARPELLQLHFLAAAAGTPVLSVLRREARAPLGDPNPFHLQLDWASPLETLLDVLVAVLHAHASDAVSLALCRVRDPGGLVALWTARAGRAPELVLDLSRPDAGDAGLQARLAPLGTSPSGAAPAPTAVLLGCPLARARRVLQAAPPGPRWLLGTPLSAEALPTEGLPPGLLALGEVARPPLEAAIHDAVELVARALSSAARAEPERGLLSTSGNCHDPQPARPESPGRLLARFLANTSFEGRTGPVWVSGSSQVHVSRRFRVWSLRRDPLGAPAWATVGSWRAGRLEPEPGGAAAQPPPSPGARARPKLRVVTLVEHPFVFAREPDEDGQCPAGQLCLAPGTNDSAALDALFAALANGSVPRALRKCCYGYCIDLLERLAEDTPFDFELYIVGDGKYGALRDGRWTGLVGDLLAGRAHMAVTSFSINSARSQVLDFSSPFFSTSLGIMVRARDTASPIGAFTWPLHWSMWLGVFAALHLTALFLTLYEWRSPYGLTPRGRNRATVFSYSSALNLCYAILFGRTVSSKTPKCPTGRLLMNLWAIFCLLVLSSYTANLAAVMVGDKTFLELSGIHDPKLHHPSQGFRVGTVWESSAEAYIKKSFPDLHAHMRRHSAPTTPRGVAMLTSDPPKLNAFIMDKSLLDYEVSIDADCKLLTVGKPFAMEGYGIGLPQNSPLTSNLSEFISRYKSSGFIDLLHDKWYKMVPCGKRVLAVTETLQVGIYHFSGLFVLLCLGLGSAVLSSLGEHVFYRLVLPRIRRGNKLQYWLHTSQRIHRALNTEPPEGQEEPEPRXRPWGPSPAPQAEERQDTPAAPAGPGSWTRARRATAKERRVRFLLEPTVAAAAPDGPVWLCSNGRLPAAPPSGPPRPGELEELRQRIEDARERLRQALVRRGQLLAQLGDEPRDPPPLHAGSEAPEAAR, from the exons atgcgCGTGGGGGCTGCTCCTGCCCCCTCATCCCTTGCGGGTGCTCGGCCTGGGCGCTCGggtgcgcggggcggggcgggccgaggCCCCAcccactccccgcccccgcccccgccccgggccgtgGTCCTCCTCTGGGGGCCGCCGACACCCGGGCCGGGACAGCGAGCGGCGCGCCGGCGGGGACGCCTCCTCCGCGCCGCCGGCCACTTTGGGATGGAGTTGGCGCGGcggccgtggccgtggccgtggctgtggctgtggctgtggctggcGCTGGGGCCGCGGCCCGGGCCCGCGGGGGGCCACCCGCAGCCGTGCGGCGTCCCGGGGGGCTCCGTGCGCCTGGGCGCCCTCCTgccccgcgcgcccgccgcccgcgcccgcgtgCGCGCCGCCCTGGCCCGGGCCGCCCTGGTGCCGCGGCCGCCGCGCAACCTGAGCCTGGAGCTGGtggccgccgcgccccccgcgcgcgaCCCCGCCTCGCTGGCCCGCGGGCTGTGCCGGGCGCTGGCGGCCCCGGGCGTGGCGGCCCTGCTGGCCTTCCCCGAGGCGCGGCCCGAGCTGCTGCAGCTGCACTTCCTGGCGGCCGCCGCGGGGACCCCGGTGCTCAGCGTGCTGCGGCGGGAGGCGCGCGCGCCCCTCGGGGACCCG AACCCGTTCCACCTGCAGCTGGACTGGGCCAGCCCCCTGGAGACGCTGCTGGACGTGCTGGTGGCCGTGCTGCACGCGCACGCCTCGGACGCCGTCAGCCTGGCGCTGTGCCGCGTGCGGGACCCCGGCGGCCTGGTGGCGCTCTGGACAGCCCGCGCCGGCCGGGCCCCGGAGCTGGTGCTGGACCTGAGTCGGCCAGACGCAGGCGACGCGGGGCTGCAGGCCCGCCTGGCCCCCCTGGGGACCTCACCCAgcggcgcggccccggccccTACGGCCGTGCTCCTGGGCTGCCCCCTGGCCCGCGCCCGGCGGGTGCTGCAGGCCGCGCCCCCCGGGCCCCGCTGGCTGCTGGGCACCCCGCTGAGCGCCGAGGCACTGCCCACCGAGGGGCTGCCCCCAGGGCTGCTGGCACTGGGCGAGGTGGCGCGCCCCCCGCTGGAGGCCGCCATCCACGACGCCGTGGAGCTGGTGGCGCGAGCCCTGAGCAGCGCAGCCCGTGCGGAGCCGGAGCGCGGCCTCCTGTCCACGTCGGGCAACTGCCACGACCCGCAGCCGGCTAGGCCCGAGTCCCCAGGCCGCCTCCTGGCCCG gttCCTGGCCAACACGTCCTTTGAGGGCCGCACGGGGCCGGTGTGGGTGAGCGGCTCCTCGCAGGTGCACGTGTCCCGGCGCTTCCGCGTGTGGAGCCTGCGCCGGGACCCGCTGGGTGCCCCCGCCTGGGCCACGGTGGGCAGCTGGCGGGCCGGGCGCCTGGAGCCGGAGCCGGGGGGCGCAGCCGCGCAGCCCCCACCGTCCCCGGGGGCCCGGGCCCGGCCCAAGCTGCGCGTGGTGACGCTGGTGGAGCATCCGTTCGTGTTCGCGCGGGAGCCGGATGAGGACGGGCAGTGCCCCGCCGGGCAGCTGTGCCTGGCCCCGGGCACCAACGACTCGGCCGCCCTGGACGCGCTGTTCGCCGCGCTGGCCAACGGCTCGGTGCCGCGCGCGCTGCGCAAGTGCTGCTACGGCTACTGCATCGACCTGCTGGAGCGCCTGGCGGAGGACACGCCGTTCGACTTCGAGCTGTACATCGTGGGTGATGGCAAGTACGGGGCCCTGCGCGACGGCCGCTGGACGGGCCTGGTGGGCGACCTGCTGGCCGGCAGGGCCCACATGGCGGTCACCAGCTTCAGCATCAACTCGGCCCGCTCCCAGGTGCTGGACTTCAGCAGCCCCTTCTTCTCCACCAGCCTGGGCATCATGGTGCGGGCCCGGGACACGGCGTCGCCCATCGGCGCCTTCACGTGGCCGCTGCACTGGTCCATGTGGCTGGGCGTCTTCGCGGCGCTGCACCTCACGGCGCTCTTCCTCACCCTGTATGAGTGGCGCAGCCCCTACGGCCTCACGCCCCGCGGCCGGAACCGCGCCACCGTGTTCTCCTACTCTTCGGCCCTCAACCTCTGCTACGCCATCCTCTTCGGGCGCACGGTGTCCAGCAAGACGCCCAAGTGCCCCACGGGGCGCCTCCTCATGAACCTCTGGGCCATCTTCTGCCTGCTGGTGCTGTCCAGCTACACGGCCAACCTGGCCGCCGTCATGGTCGGGGACAAGACTTTCCTGGAACTGTCGGGAATCCATGACCCCAAG CTGCACCACCCGTCCCAGGGCTTCCGCGTGGGCACCGTGTGGGAGAGCAGCGCCGAGGCCTACATCAAGAAGAGCTTCCCCGACCTGCACGCGCACATGCGGCGCCACAGCGCGCCCACCACGCCCCGCGGCGTCGCCATGCTCAC GAGCGACCCCCCCAAGCTCAACGCCTTCATCATGGACAAGTCGCTCCTCGACTACGAAGTCTCCATCGACGCGGACTGTAAACTGCTGACCGTGGGCAAGCCTTTCGCCATGGAGG GCTACGGCATCGGACTCCCTCAAAACTCGCCACTCACCTCCAACCTGTCCGAGTTCATCAGCCGCTACAAGTCCTCCGGTTTCATCGACTTGCTGCACGACAAGTGGTACAAGATGGTGCCTTGTGGGAAGCGCGTCCTCGCCGTGACAGAG ACGCTGCAGGTGGGCATCTACCACTTCTCCGGACTCTTCGTGCTGCTGTGCCTGGGGCTGGGCAGCGCCGTGCTCAGCTCTCTGGGCGAGCACGTCTTCTACCGCCTGGTGCTCCCGCGCATCCGGAGGGGCAACAAGCTGCAGTACTGGCTGCACACGAGCCAG AGAATCCACCGCGCCCTGAACACGGAGCCGCCGGAAGGCCAGGAGGAGCCGGAGCCGAGGTAAAggccctggggcccctccccagccccaca GGCGGAGGAGCGGCAGGACACCCCGGCGGCCCCTGCGGGCCCGGGGAGCTGGACGCGAGCGCGCCGGGCCACGGCGAAGGAGCGGCGCGTGCGGTTCCTACTGGAGCCCACGGTGGCCGCCGCGGCGCCGGACGGCCCCGTGTGGCTCTGCTCCAACGGCCGCCTGCCGGCTGCGCCGCCCTCGGGCCCTCCGCGGCCCGGCGAGCTGGAGGAGCTGCGGCAGCGCATCGAGGACGCGCGGGAGCGCCTCCGCCAGGCCCTGGTGCGGCGGGGACAGCTGCTGGCCCAGCTGGGGGACGAGCCCCGCGACCCGCCCCCGCTGCACGCCGGCTCCGAGGCACCGGAAGCGGCGCGGTGA
- the WDR18 gene encoding WD repeat-containing protein 18 isoform X2: MAAPMEVAVCTDSAAQLWSCVVWELHSGANLLTYRGGQAGPRGLALLNGEYLLAAQLGKNYISAWELQRKDQLQQKIMCPGPVTCLTTSPNGLYVLAGIAESIYLWEVSTGNLLVILSRHYQDVSCLQFTGDSSHFLSGGKDCLVLAWSLCSVLQVDPSRTPAPRHVWSRHTLPITDLHCGFGGPLARVATSSLDQTVKLWEVSSGELLLSVLFDVGIMAVTMDLAEHHLFCGGSDGSIFQVDLCTWPGQREKSFQPEQDNGKVFRGHRNQVTCLSVSTDGSVLLSGSHDETVRLWDIQSKQCIRTVTLKGPVTNASIMLAPVSMLSSDFRPGLPLPHFNKHLLGAEHGDEPHRGGFTLRLGLHQQGSEPSHLERAEQLHAVMSSTMEKSVLGGQDQLRIRVAELEDEVHNLRKVNRDLFDFSTRIITRPAK; encoded by the exons ATGGCGGCTCCCATGGAGGTGGCCGTGTGTACGGACTCGGCGGCCCAGCTGTGGAGCTGCGTGGTGTGGGAGCTGCATTCGGGCGCCAATCTGCTCACGTACCGCGGCGGGCAGGCCGGACCGCGCGGCCTGGCGCTGCTCAATGGCGAGTACCTGCTGGCGGCGCAGCTGGGCAAGAACTACATCAGCGCCTGGGAGCTGCAGCGCAAG GACCAGCTCCAACAGAAGATCATGTGTCCTGGGCCTGTGACCTGTCTGACCACGTCACCCAATGGCCTGTACGTCTTGGCGGGGATCGCAGAGAGCATCTACCTGTGGGAG GTCTCCACGGGGAACCTTCTGGTCATTCTGAGCCGCCACTACCAGGACGTGTCGTGCCTGCAGTTCACGGGGGACAGCAGCCACTTCCTGTCGGGGGGCAAAGACTGTCTGGTGCTGGCGTGGAGTCTGTGCAG CGTGCTGCAGGTAGACCCCTCCAGGACCCCGGCCCCCCGGCACGTCTGGTCTCGCCACACCCTCCCCATCACAGACCTGCACTGTGGCTTTGGGGGGCCCCTGGCCCGGGTGGCCACCTCCTCCCTGGACCAGACCGTGAAG CTGTGGGAGGTCTCGTCGGGCGAGCTGCTGCTGTCTGTGCTCTTTGACGTGGGCATCATGGCCGTGACCATGGACCTGGCCGAGCACCACCTGTTCTGCGGCGGCAGCGACGGCTCCATCTTCCAGGTCGACCTTTGCACCTGG cctggacagagagagaagagcttCCAGCCCGAGCAGGACAACGGGAAGGTGTTCAGAGGGCACAG GAACCAGGTGACTTGTCTGTCCGTGTCTACTGACGGCAGCGTCCTGCTCTCGGGCTCCCACGATGAGACCGTGCGCCTCTGGGACATCCAGAGCAAGCAGTGCATCAGGACGGTGACCCTCAAAG GCCCCGTGACCAACGCCTCCATCATGCTGGCGCCCGTCAGCATGCTGAGCTCGGACTTCAGGCCGGGCCTGCCCCTGCCGCATTTCAACAAGCACCTGCTGGGCGCTGAGCACGGGGATGAGCCGCACCGCGGGGGCTTCACGCTGCGCCTGGGCCTCCACCAGCAG GGCTCGGAGCCCAGCCACCTGGAGCGGGCGGAGCAGCTGCACGCGGTGATGAGCAGCACGATGGAGAAG AGCGTCCTCGGCGGCCAGGACCAGCTGCGGATCCGCGTGGCCGAGCTGGAGGACGAGGTGCACAACCTGCGCAAGGTCAACCGCGACCTCTTCGACTTCTCCACGCGCATCATCACGCGGCCGGCCAAGTGA
- the TMEM259 gene encoding membralin isoform X2, with protein MSEHAAPGAPGPGPNGGGGGPVPARGPRTPNLNPNPLINVRDRLFHALFFKMAVTYSRLFPPAFRRLFEFFVLLKALFVLFVLAYIHIVFSRSPINCLEHVRDKWPREGILRVEVQHNSSRAPVFLQFCDGGRRGSFPGLAVEPGSPEPEEEEEEELAVDMFGNTSIKFELDIEPKVLKPPGGAEAPNDSQELPFPETPTKVWPQDEYVVEYSLEYGFLRLSQATRQRLSIPVMVVTLDPSRDQCFGDRFSRLLLAEFLGYDDILMSSVKGLAENEENKGFLRNVVSGEHYRFVSMWMARTSYLAAFVIMVIFTLSVSMLLRYSHHQIFVFIDLLQMLEMNMAIAFPAAPLLTVILALVGMEAIMSEFFNDTTTAFYIILIVWLADQYDAICCHTNTSKRHWLRFFYLYHFAFYAYHYRFNGQYSSLALVTSWLFIQHSMIYFFHHYELPAILQQIRIQEMLLQTPPLGPGAPTALPDDLNNNGGAPATIPDPAGQPPALGPGLPGTGGGPGPVAEAPSSLVAAAASVAAAASGDLGWMAETAAMITDASFLSGLSASLLERRPAGPLSPGGGLPRAPQDSAPSSNSLAHDTALPAAGVSGPSSAPTTPVDPPPEVGS; from the exons ATGTCGGAGCACGCGgcgcccggggccccggggcccgggcccaacggcggcggcggcggcccggtcCCCGCGCGCGGGCCTCGCACCCCCAACCTCAACCCCAACCCTCTCATCAACGTGCGCGACCGGCTCTTCCACGCGCTCTTCTTCAAGATGGCTGTCACCTACTCGCGGCTCTTCCCACCCGCCTTCCGCCGTCTCTTCGAGTTTTTCGTGCTGCTCAAG GCGCTGTTCGTGCTCTTCGTCCTGGCCTACATCCACATCGTCTTCTCACGCTCGCCCATCAACTGCCTGGAGCACGTGCGGGACAAGTGGCCCCGGGAGGGCATCCTGCGTGTGGAGGTCCAGCACAACTCGAGCCGCGCGCCCGTCTTCCTGCAGTTCTGTGACGGCGGCCGTCGCGGCAGCTTCCCCGGCCTGGCCGTGGAGCCGGGCAGCCCCGAgccggaggaggaggaagaggaggagctggCCGTGGACATGTTCGGGAACACCTCCATCAAG TTCGAGCTGGACATTGAGCCCAAGGTGTTGAAGCCACCGGGCGGTGCCGAGGCCCCAAATGACAGCCAGGAGCTCCCCTTCCCAGAGACGCCTACAAAAG TATGGCCCCAGGACGAGTATGTGGTGGAGTACTCCCTGGAGTATGGCTTCCTACGGCTGTCACAGGCCACGCGGCAGCGGCTCAGCATCCCCGTCATGGTGGTCACCCTGG ACCCCTCCCGGGACCAGTGCTTCGGGGACCGCTTCAGCCGCCTGCTGCTGGCCGAGTTCCTGGGCTACGACGACATTCTCATGTCCAGCGTCAAGGGCCTGGCGGAGAACGAGGAGAACAAGG GCTTCCTGCGCAACGTGGTGTCTGGTGAGCACTACCGTTTCGTGAGCATGTGGATGGCGCGCACGTCCTACCTGGCGGCCTTTGTCATCATGGTCATCTTC ACCCTCAGCGTTTCCATGCTGCTCAGATACTCCCACCACCAGATTTTTGTCTTCATTG ACCTGCTGCAGATGCTGGAGATGAATATGGCCATCGCCTTCCCCGCGGCGCCCCTGCTCACTGTCATCCTGGCCCTTGTAG GGATGGAGGCCATCATGTCGGAGTTCTTCAACGACACCACCACGGCCTTCTACATCATCCTCATCGTCTGGCTGGCCGACCAGTACGATGCCATTTGCTGCCACACGAACACCAGCAAGAGGCACTGGCTGCG GTTCTTCTACTTGTACCATTTCGCCTTCTACGCCTACCACTACCGCTTCAACGGGCAGTACAGCAGCCTGGCCCTGGTCACCTCCTGGCTCTTCATCCAG CATTCCATGATCTACTTCTTCCACCACTACGAGCTGCCTGCCATTCTGCAGCAGATCCGAATCCAGGAGATGCTGTTACAGACCCCGCCactgggccccggggcccccacgGCGCTTCCGGATGACCTGAACAACAACGGGGGTGCCCCAGCCACCATCCCCGACCCTGCTGGCCAGCCCCCCGCCCTGGGCCCTGGCTTGCCAGGCACTGGTGGGGGCCCCGGGCCTGTGGCTGAGGCACCCAGCTCTCTGGTGGCTGCGGCGGCTTCAGTGGCGGCGGCAGCCAGCGGTGACCTGGGCTGGATGGCAGAGACGGCCGCCATGATCACAGACGCCTCCTTCCTGTCTGGCCTCAGTGCCTCCCTCCTGGAACGGCGGCCCGCTGGTCCGCTGAGCCCTGGTGGGGGGTTGCCCCGAGCTCCCCAGGACAGTGCCCCCTCCAGCAACTCCCTGGCACATGACACAGCGCTCCCAGCTGCCGGGGTGAGTGGGCCCAGTTCTGCACCCACAACCCCAGTGGACCCACCCCCAGAGGTCGGTTCCTGA
- the CNN2 gene encoding calponin-2 produces MSSTQFNKGPSYGLSAEVKNRLLSKYDPQKEAELRSWIEGLTGLSIGPDFQKGLKDGVILCTLMNKLQPGSVPKINRSLQNWHQLENLSTFIKAMVSYGMNPVDLFEANDLFESGNMTQVQVSLLALAGKAKTKGLQSGVDIGVKYSEKQERNFDDATMKAGHCVIGLQMGTNKCASQSGMTAYGTRRHLYDPKNHILPPMDHSTISLQMGTNKCASQVGMTAPGTRRHIYDTKLGTDKCDNSSMSLQMGYTQGANQSGQVFGLGRQIYDPKYCPQGPVADGAAGAAGGGPDPGEAPECTPYPQEEADY; encoded by the exons ATGAGCTCGACGCAGTTCAACAAGGGGCCCTCGTACGGGCTGTCGGCCGAGGTCAAGAACCGG CTGCTGTCCAAGTATGACCCCCAGAAGGAGGCGGAGCTCCGCAGCTGGATCGAGGGGCTCACGGGCCTCTCCATCGGGCCCGACTTCCAGAAAGGTCTGAAGGACGGAGTCATCTTGTGCAC ACTCATGAACAAGCTGCAGCCAGGCTCTGTCCCCAAGATCAACCGCTCCCTGCAGAACTGGCACCAG CTGGAAAACCTGTCCACCTTCATCAAGGCCATGGTCAGCTACGGCATGAACCCCGTGGACCTGTTCGAGGCCAATGACCTGTTTGAGAGCGGGAACATGACCCAGGTGCAGGTGTCTCTTCTCGCCCTGGCGGGGAAG GCCAAGACGAAGGGGCTGCAGAGTGGCGTGGACATTGGGGTCAAATACTCGGAGAAGCAGGAGCGCAACTTTGACGACGCCACCATGAAGGCGGGCCATTGCGTCATCGGGCTCCAG ATGGGCACCAACAAATGTGCCAGCCAGTCGGGCATGACGGCCTACGGCACCCGAAGGCATCTGTACGACCCCAAGAACCATATCCTGCCCCCCATGGACCACTCAACCATCAGCCTCCAGATGGGCACAAACAAGTGTGCCAGCCAG gtggGCATGACGGCTCCCGGGACCCGGCGGCACATCTACGACACCAAGCTGGGGACGGACAAGTGTGACAACTCCTCCATGTCCCTGCAGATGGGCTACACTCAGGGCGCCAACCAGAGTGGCCAGGTCTTCGGCTTGGGCCGGCAGATCTACGACCCCAAGTACTGCCCGCAGGGCCCGGTGGCGgatggggctgcaggggctgcaggcggcggccCAGACCCCGGGGAGGCCCCGGAGTGCACCCCCTACCCGCAGGAGGAGGCCGACTACTGA